TATGAAGCAATGGGACAAAAAGTTGATTCCAATAAATTGTACAGCGTGCTTCTAAATAAAGCCTTGGAAGCGGACCCAGATGGCGGTGGATTACTCAGCTATGGTTATCTCTCAGGTGAGAATATTACCGGGCTTGATGAAGGCCGTCCACTATTTGTCCGCTCGCCGGAAAGCAAATTCAATCTGGCTAATTTTATGCGAACGCATTTGTTTACTGCATTTGGGGCTTTGAGAATCGGAATGGACATTTTGATGAAGGAAGAGAATGTTGCCATTGATAGTATTTTAGGTCACGGTGGTTTATTTAAGACTCCGGTAGTGGGCCAAAAAATGATGGCTGCATCAATAAATGTGCCAGTTTCCGTAATGACGACCGCTGGGGAAGGCGGTGCATGGGGCATGGCTATTCTCGCCTCTTACATGATGAACAAGAATGGGGAAGAGAGCTTAGAAGACTTCCTTGATCAAAAAGTGTTCAACGATGTAAAGGGTGAAGAAATTCATCCAGACGCTGCAGACATTAAAGGGTTTGATACCTTTATTGAACGATATAAAAAGGGTCTGGCAATTGAACAGTCCGCCGTCGACAATTTAGTGTAAGAATGGAGGGAGCAAGATGTTAGAGCAGCTTAAAGAAGAGGTTTTTCAAGCCAATCTAGAATTACCGAAACAAGGTCTTATTAAATATACATGGGGAAATGTGAGTGCGATTGATCGTGAAACTGGTTTATTCGTAATCAAACCAAGTGGTGTAGGCTACGACACAATGAAAGCCAGTGACATGGTCGTTGTTGATCTCGATGGTAATGTGGTTGAAGGTGATATGAGACCTTCATCCGATACCCCTACTCACGCTGTGCTTTACAAGCATTACTCCGAAATCGGCGGGATTGTGCATACGCATTCCACTTGGGCAACTATCTGGGCTCAAGCAGGATTGGATGTTCCTGTTATGGGAACGACGCATGCAGATACCTTCTATGGTTCCATTCCTTGTGCTAGGTTCTTGACGCAAGAGGAAATCGATCGGGGGTATGAAGCCGAAACAGGTAATGTGATCATCGAGACCTTTGAACAACGCGGAATAGATATTATGGCGGTTCCTGGTGTTTTACTTAAAGGACACGGACCCTTTACTTGGGGAAAAGATGCAAAATCGGCGGTAATGAACAGCGTAGTCTTGGATGAAGTATCCAAAATGAATTTATTTGCAAGAGAGCTGAACCATTTTGCCGAGGAATTGCCACAACGTATTTTAGATAAACATTACTTGCGCAAACATGGAAAAGACGCTTATTACGGACAAAAATAACTAAACAAAACTATAAAAAAACGAAAAGAGGATGTATATGTCAACAGCAGTAGCAAAAGAATTTTGGTTCGTCGTAGGTTCACAACATCTTTATGGTGAAGAAGCATTGGCTGAAGTTAAAGCACACGCACAAACAATGACAGATGCTTTGAATAAAAGCGGAGTTTTGCCATACCCACTAGTATTGCAGGGTTTGGCTGTCAGCGCAGATAAAATCACAAACATCATGAAAGAAGTTAACTACCGTGACGAGGTTGCGGGTGTTATCACTTGGATGCATACATTCTCGCCTGCAAAAATGTGGATTCGCGGAACAAAAATGCTGCAAAAGCCATTGCTTCATCTGGCTACGCAATATAATGAAAGTATTCCTTGGGCAACCATTGATATGGATTTCATGAACCTTAACCAGGCGGCCCATGGTGACCGTGAATATGGTTTCATTAATGCACGTTTGAACAAACAAAACAAAGTGGTTGTAGGCTATTGGGAACGCCCTGAAGTTCAAAAGCAAATTGCAGAATGGATGGACGTAGCCGTTGCTTATAACGAAAGCTTCAATATCAAAGTTGCCCGTTTTGGCGACAACATGCGTAACGTTGGTGTTACTGAAGGGGATAAAGTGGAAGCCCAAATTCAATTTGGTTGGACAGTAGACTACTTCGGTATTGGCGATCTCGTACAAATCATTAGTGAGGTTAAAGAGGAAGAAATCGATGCTTTGTTCGCTGAGTATGCTGATCTTTATGAATTTGATTATGGTACTTACAGCAAGGAAGCTTGGGAAGCCAGTGTAAGAGTTCAAGCAAGCTATGAAATTGCTATTAAGCGGTTCCTGGATCAAGGCGGCTACAATGCCTTCACGTCGAACTTTGAAGATTTACATGGTATGAAGCAACTCCCAGGACTTGCTGTTCAACGCCTGATGGCTCAAGGGTATGGCTTCGCTGGAGAGGGTGATTGGAAGACTGCAGCACTTGATCGCTTGTTTAAAGTAATGAGCCATAATCAATCTACAGGCTTTATGGAAGATTACACGTATGAATTATCGGTTGGTCAAGAATCCATCCTTCAATCCCATATGCTGGAAGTAGATCCTACTCTAGCAAGCAACAAACCAAAAATCCTCGTGGCGCCACTAGGTATTGGTGGTAAGGATGATCCTGCCCGTTTAGTATTTGACGGTAAAGGAGGAGACGGCGTAGTGGTTTCCATGGTAGACTTCGGAACTCATTACAAGCTTTTGATCAATGAAGTAACTGCATTTGAACCGACAGTACCCGCACCAAACCTTCCAGTAGCCCGCGTTCTTTGGAATGTAAAACCTAACTTCCAGGATGGAGTTAAGGCTTGGATTGAAAATGGTGGCGGTCACCACACCGTTGTATCCTTGACTTTAACCACGGACCAAATTATTGCTTATGCTAAACTTGTGAATTTGGAATATGTAGTTATTAAATAATGCCAGAGCATTCTGAATATATAAAAAAAGAACCTTAATCATAAGGTTCTTTTTTTATATGAAAATCAAATCAACGGGTCAATCAATAAATGCGATAATTTCCACTTAAGGCCAGTAAACTAAAGAAGTACAAGCAGTTGTCATAATAGCGATGGACTCCAGTGCGCAAAGGCGTATCCCAAAACAAACGTACAAAATGCTCTGCCTCCGGGCCATTAGAAGCAAGGGAAGCCATAGCATTGGTTGCTAAAAGGCCTGTCGGGTGCAGCGCCGGTTCGTCGAATGGCTGTCCCTCAATAGTATACCGCCGATAATCGGAAACTTCGATATTCCTAAAATACGCTTGTATCCGGTTACATTGCTCTACCTGCCAAATGTCCTTTTGGAACCACGACCAGTCCAGACCGATATTAGCTGCAACCCGGTAAGCATCACTGAAAAAATGCCCGAAATCACCATGAGGCTGCGGTTCTACCGGGGTACCGTCAAAATGGGCATATTCAGGAGCAAGGCCAGTTATAGGATGGCATGTCGTGTGCAGATATGTACGACTAGCTTCCGCCGCTTCCCGCCAAAACAGATGGTCACATTCATCTGCCTGCAGAGCGAACAAATCATAGAAATGGGGGAGATGGTAAGATGGATCACTGAAGGTGGATTCCGGTATGAATTTAATCAATTTTGTATCCGCATCCCACATTGAATCGCCTTCTCCTGCTTCCGTTTTATGAACACAAGCACGTAATATCGTTCGAGCCTGCTCAGAATAATTATAAGGCTCAGGACCATTCCCCCAACGTTTTGAAGCAAAAAACAAGGCCATGGCAAAAAACTCTTCCCCATCCGGTGCGGGTCCCTGAGAAATCCTTGTGCCATCAGGCTTGCAGTGCCAAGCAAAGTAATCGGCATAACGGCCTTCTTTGTGCTGCATATACGTCTTGGAGAAGTTCCATAAACGATCAAATTCATCTTTTTTATTCATTTGAACGGCCATCATCATCCCGTAAGACATTCCTTCGGACCGAACATCTAGATTACCTGTATCCAGAATATAGCTTTTATCCTCGTCTTGCGGATAGTAGATTCGTACGTCCGGATCTCCGTAAAACAAATCATTCCAAGTTTCTTCAAGTTTGGCGTTGATTTCTTCTACTGAAAAGCCAAGTTTCTTAAATAAATTACGATATTCCCCCGTATAAAAGGCACCTTGTTGTGTCATTGACATCCTATTTCCTCTCCTGTGAATTACAGTATGCAGTTCATTGTATTAATAAACCTTATTAAAACAGAACGGCTGTGTTGACCTTATATGGCGACACAGCCGTTCTGTATTTATGAATCAGCCTGTTAAGGCTAACCTATATTTCATCCTTGTAAGGATGGATGGTTTGAATGGTGCCATCATCGTTGTATTTCAGCTCTGTATATTTAACAGAACGCTTATTGTCAGCTCCGCCAGACAAAGAGCTATCATGATAAAATAGATACCATTTTTCTTGAAATTGAACTATAGAATGGTGTGTTGTCCAACCTAGTACCGGAAGAAGGATTTTTCCTTGGTACACATAAGGTCCAAGTGGATCTTTACTGATAGCATATACAATATTATGAGTAGTACCCGTTGAGTAAGACAGATAATAATTATCGTTATATTTATGTACCCATGGTCCTTCAAAATATCTTCTTTCTTCATCTCCGGCAAGAATCGGATTTCCATTCTCATCGATGATAGATATTTCTCTAGGCTCACCTTCAAAGCTAAGCATGTCCTCGCTCAGCTTAGCTACGATAGGCCCAAGTGCTGGTGCTGTTTCAGCAGGTCCCTCGGCATCCGCAACAAATGAGCCGGTTTGCCATTTTTCAAGCTGACCTCCCCAAAGACCACCAAAATAGATATATGATTTGCCGTCATCATCAACGAAAACAGAAGGATCAATGCTATAACTGCCGGGAATGTAGTTCGGTTCAGGTGTAAATGGACCGGAAGGTGAAGCTGAGGTAGCAACCCCAATTCGGAAAAT
This Paenibacillus sp. FSL R5-0345 DNA region includes the following protein-coding sequences:
- the araA gene encoding L-arabinose isomerase, yielding MSTAVAKEFWFVVGSQHLYGEEALAEVKAHAQTMTDALNKSGVLPYPLVLQGLAVSADKITNIMKEVNYRDEVAGVITWMHTFSPAKMWIRGTKMLQKPLLHLATQYNESIPWATIDMDFMNLNQAAHGDREYGFINARLNKQNKVVVGYWERPEVQKQIAEWMDVAVAYNESFNIKVARFGDNMRNVGVTEGDKVEAQIQFGWTVDYFGIGDLVQIISEVKEEEIDALFAEYADLYEFDYGTYSKEAWEASVRVQASYEIAIKRFLDQGGYNAFTSNFEDLHGMKQLPGLAVQRLMAQGYGFAGEGDWKTAALDRLFKVMSHNQSTGFMEDYTYELSVGQESILQSHMLEVDPTLASNKPKILVAPLGIGGKDDPARLVFDGKGGDGVVVSMVDFGTHYKLLINEVTAFEPTVPAPNLPVARVLWNVKPNFQDGVKAWIENGGGHHTVVSLTLTTDQIIAYAKLVNLEYVVIK
- a CDS encoding glycoside hydrolase family 43 protein is translated as MTKPVQPNEPLVTHIYTADPSAHVFEDKIYIYPSHDLDHEMISNDNGDQYNMEDYHVLSIDGEGSPCIDHGQVLHVKDVPWAKQQMWAPDAAFKNNTYYLFFPARDHDDIFRIGVATSASPSGPFTPEPNYIPGSYSIDPSVFVDDDGKSYIYFGGLWGGQLEKWQTGSFVADAEGPAETAPALGPIVAKLSEDMLSFEGEPREISIIDENGNPILAGDEERRYFEGPWVHKYNDNYYLSYSTGTTHNIVYAISKDPLGPYVYQGKILLPVLGWTTHHSIVQFQEKWYLFYHDSSLSGGADNKRSVKYTELKYNDDGTIQTIHPYKDEI
- a CDS encoding glycosyl hydrolase family 8 translates to MSMTQQGAFYTGEYRNLFKKLGFSVEEINAKLEETWNDLFYGDPDVRIYYPQDEDKSYILDTGNLDVRSEGMSYGMMMAVQMNKKDEFDRLWNFSKTYMQHKEGRYADYFAWHCKPDGTRISQGPAPDGEEFFAMALFFASKRWGNGPEPYNYSEQARTILRACVHKTEAGEGDSMWDADTKLIKFIPESTFSDPSYHLPHFYDLFALQADECDHLFWREAAEASRTYLHTTCHPITGLAPEYAHFDGTPVEPQPHGDFGHFFSDAYRVAANIGLDWSWFQKDIWQVEQCNRIQAYFRNIEVSDYRRYTIEGQPFDEPALHPTGLLATNAMASLASNGPEAEHFVRLFWDTPLRTGVHRYYDNCLYFFSLLALSGNYRIY
- a CDS encoding L-ribulose-5-phosphate 4-epimerase, whose protein sequence is MLEQLKEEVFQANLELPKQGLIKYTWGNVSAIDRETGLFVIKPSGVGYDTMKASDMVVVDLDGNVVEGDMRPSSDTPTHAVLYKHYSEIGGIVHTHSTWATIWAQAGLDVPVMGTTHADTFYGSIPCARFLTQEEIDRGYEAETGNVIIETFEQRGIDIMAVPGVLLKGHGPFTWGKDAKSAVMNSVVLDEVSKMNLFARELNHFAEELPQRILDKHYLRKHGKDAYYGQK